The Populus trichocarpa isolate Nisqually-1 chromosome 2, P.trichocarpa_v4.1, whole genome shotgun sequence genome has a window encoding:
- the LOC7490612 gene encoding thiosulfate sulfurtransferase 16, chloroplastic: MPSYASLALLVRSMRSLFRPSQQGITSRVWWPGFAKGHHRTGVRDRVSNFGSIADDNNENNTKTQSFNVQPRSVPVHVAHELLQVGHQYLDVRTHDEFRAGHPSGAINIPYMLNNGAEMFKNSKFLEEVSSQFGKDDDIVVGCKSGRRSLMAASDLQSAGFNHVTDVAGGYTAWTENGLPIAK; encoded by the exons ATGCCATCCTACGCTTCCCTTGCTCTCCTTGTTCGTTCCATGCGTTCTCTTTTTCGTCCTTCACAACAAGGCATTACCAGCAG GGTTTGGTGGCCAGGGTTTGCCAAAGGGCATCATCGTACGGGTGTAAGAGACAGGGTCTCCAACTTCGG ATCCATTGCTGATGACAACAacgaaaataatacaaaaacacaaTCGTTTAATGTTCAGCCCAGATCAGTTCCAGTTCACGTTGCACACGAGCTTCTTCAAGTTGGACATCAGTATTTGGATGTCag GACCCATGATGAGTTTCGTGCTGGACATCCTTCAGGGGCCATAAACATTCCTTACATGTTAAACAATGGAGCAG AAATGTTCAAGAATTCTAAATTTTTGGAGGAAGTATCATCGCAGTTCGGAAAAGATGATGATATTGTTGTT GGGTGCAAGAGTGGAAGAAGGTCGCTTATGGCAGCAAGTGATCTGCAATCAGCT GGTTTTAATCATGTAACCGATGTTGCTGGGGGATACACTGCATGGACCGAAAATGGACTCCCTATAGCAAAATAA
- the LOC7490613 gene encoding U11/U12 small nuclear ribonucleoprotein 25 kDa protein: MESSSKGEDEVGGYNSSNVKKAKLQSTLAALLDDPILSDVPKKPTLSDVDTLISLEMGSAMRISVQKLDGTSFDVALMNSATVKDLKLAIKRKLIEMEQSKMGHRHISWKKVWANFALSYHNQKLLDDNSALQDSGIRNNSQVHFASYVMSKDSQRHSKRRKHRFFHGLNKRA; encoded by the exons ATGGAATCGAGTTCCAAGGGAGAAGACGAAGTCGGAGGATACAACAGCAGCAACGTTAAAAAAGCCAAGCTGCAGTCAACTCTCGCTGCTCTCCTCGACGACCCTATACTCTCTGATGTCCCCAAGAAACCCACTTTATCTGATGTTGACACCCTTATCAGCCTTGAAATGGGTAGTGCCATGCGCATATCGGTTCAAAAACTTGACGGAACCTCCTTTG ATGTGGCATTGATGAATTCGGCTACGGTGAAGGATTTGAAGCTTGCAATTAAGAGGAAACTGATCGAGATGGAGCAATCCAAGATGGGTCATCGTCATATTTCATG GAAGAAAGTGTGGGCTAATTTTGCTCTCTCGTATCATAATCAAAAGCTCCTCGATGACAACTCTGCACTTCAGGATTCTGGCATACGAAATAATTCTCAG GTGCATTTTGCGTCCTATGTCATGTCAAAGGATTCTCAAAGGCATTCTAAGCGGAGAAAGCACCGATTCTTTCATGGCCTTAACAAGCGTGCTTAA
- the LOC7496893 gene encoding glutathione S-transferase F11 — MATPVTIYGPPLSTAVSRVLATLIEKDVPFHLVPIDLSKGEQKKPEYLKIQPFGQVPAFKDESITLFESRAICRYICDKYADKGNRSLYGTDILSKANIDQWVETDGQTFGPPSGDLVHDLLFSSVPVDEALIKKNVDKLAKVLDIYEQKLGQTRFLAGDEFSFADLSHLPNGDYLVNSTDKGYLFTSRKNVNRWWTEISNRESWKKVLEMRKNA; from the exons ATGGCAACTCCGGTGACTATTTACGGACCACCATTGTCCACAGCAGTGTCTAGAGTCCTAGCTACTCTGATCGAGAAAGACGTGCCCTTTCACCTCGTTCCCATTGACCTCTCCAAAGGTGAACAGAAGAAGCCTGAGTACCTCAAGATCCAG CCCTTTGGCCAAGTACCAGCTTTTAAAGACGAGAGCATCACCCTCTTTG AGTCAAGAGCAATATGCAGGTACATATGTGACAAATATGCTGACAAGGGAAACAGGAGCTTATACGGCACAGACATCTTATCAAAAGCAAATATAGATCAATGGGTAGAAACTGATGGGCAGACTTTCGGTCCACCAAGCGGGGACTTGGTGCATGACCTTCTATTTAGTAGTGTCCCAGTAGACGAAGCCTTGATAAAGAAGAACGTAGATAAGTTGGCGAAAGTGCTTGACATTTACGAGCAGAAGCTTGGACAGACTCGGTTTTTGGCTGGAGATGAATTTTCTTTTGCTGATCTTTCACACCTGCCTAATGGGGACTACTTGGTGAATTCAACTGACAAGGGATACCTGTTTACTTCCAGGAAGAATGTAAACAGGTGGTGGACTGAGATTTCTAACAGGGAATCCTGGAAGAAGGTTcttgaaatgaggaaaaatGCTTGA
- the LOC7490614 gene encoding glutathione S-transferase F11, giving the protein MATPVKVYGPPLSTAVSRVLVTLLEKDVPFQIIPVDMSKGEHKKPDYLKIQPFGQVPAFQDESISLFESRSICRYVCEKYADRGDKGLYGTNPLERASIDQWVEAEGQSFGPSSGALVFQLAFAPRMNIPQDQGVIKQNEEKLGKVLDIYEQRLGESRFLAGDEFTFADLSHLPNGDYLVNATDKGHLFTSRENVGRWWNEISDRESWKKVIEMRKSG; this is encoded by the exons ATGGCAACTCCAGTGAAGGTGTACGGACCACCATTATCCACAGCAGTGTCTAGAGTCCTTGTTACTCTTCTTGAGAAAGATGTGCCTTTTCAGATCATTCCTGTTGACATGTCCAAAGGTGAACACAAGAAGCCTGATTACCTCAAGATTCAG CCCTTTGGCCAAGTACCGGCTTTTCAAGATGAAAGCATTTCCCTCTTTG AATCAAGATCCATATGCAGGTATGTGTGTGAGAAATATGCAGATAGAGGAGACAAGGGGTTATACGGTACAAACCCATTAGAAAGGGCATCAATAGATCAATGGGTAGAAGCTGAGGGGCAGAGTTTTGGGCCATCAAGTGGGGCTTTGGTGTTTCAGCTTGCATTCGCACCAAGAATGAATATCCCACAAGACCAGGGTGTGATAAAGCAGAACGAGGAGAAGCTGGGGAAAGTGCTTGATATTTATGAGCAGAGGCTTGGAGAGAGTCGGTTCCTGGCTGGAGATGAGTTTACTTTTGCTGATCTTTCACACTTGCCTAATGGAGATTACTTGGTGAATGCTACGGACAAGGGACATCTTTTTACTTCCAGGGAAAATGTGGGGAGGTGGTGGAATGAGATTTCTGACAGGGAATCTTGGAAGAAGGTTATTGAGATGAGGAAAAGTGGTTGA
- the LOC7490615 gene encoding mechanosensitive ion channel protein 8: MRVSETTIASKSSSEIPSSKVKGSSKKFEVSFEGVFNEAFQQRSKDLANQPSFGAFEQNSWRLVVNKIGRLVSGWGIKLVVIFNEHNFLLRKRVLYFVYGLRGAVQSSLWLGLSLLIWHFAFHHEVEESKSKILLYGTKILVCLFIGTVIWLLETLLVKALASSFHVNAFFDRIQEALFNQYVIETLSGPPLFERRSTKEEEGTVAEVQQVRNSGSTSPAPGELKETFLATKLQRCTTVGKKPRFSRTMPSKKDEEISIDNLQNLNQKNISA; the protein is encoded by the exons ATGCGAGTCTCAG AAACTACTATTGCTTCAAAATCCAGCAGTGAAATTCCAAGCAGTAAAGtaaaaggttcatcaaagaaatTCGAAGTGTCGTTTGAGGGCGTATTCAACGAAGCCTTCCAGCAAAGAAGCAAGGACTTAGCAAACCAACCATCTTTCGGTGCTTTTGAACAAAATTCGTGGAGGTTAGTCGTAAACAAGATTGGTCGTTTGGTGTCTGGTTGGGGAATTAAGCTTGTTGTGATCTTCAATGAACACAATTTTCTTTTGCGGAAACGGGTTCTGTATTTTGTTTATGGGTTGAGGGGAGCAGTTCAGAGTTCCCTCTGGTTGGGTTTGTCTTTGCTCATTTGGCACTTCGCTTTTCATCATGAGGTTGAGGAGagtaagagcaagatcttgCTTTATGGGACCAAGATTTTGGTGTGTTTATTTATAGGAACAGTGATATGGCTTCTGGAAACCCTCCTTGTTAAGGCTCTCGCTTCATCCTTCCATGTCAACGCGTTCTTTGACCGAATCCAGGAGGCTCTGTTCAATCAATATGTAATTGAGACACTCTCTGGTCCTCCATTGTTTGAAAGACGAAGCACTAAGGAAGAGGAAGGGACAGTCGCCGAGGTTCAGCAGGTAAGAAATTCTGGGTCTACTAGTCCTGCTCCTGGTGAACTAAAAGAAACATTTCTTGCAACAAAGCTACAACGATGCACCACCGTTGGGAAGAAACCCAGATTTTCTAGGACAATGCCTAGTAAGAAAGATGAAGAGATTTCAATCGACAATCTGCAAAATCTAAATCAGAAGAATATATCAGCTTAG
- the LOC7490616 gene encoding serine/threonine-protein kinase STY46 isoform X1: MGDTESCSSRAVDFVPRNQRQKLDVFNDVLCHLKESNDKEATRPGFENELWTHFCRLPARYAMDVNAERAQDVIMHKRLLQMARNPATRPAIEVRLVQVPSAYNGHSGDSVDSDPPRKLQLQYFDYLEKQSIHPPPAFGSLTDFELLHKNQNDDITAFTRLMHEITISTNDKPKLLSQLTSLLSEIGLNIQEAHAFSTVDGYSLDVFVVNNWEPEDTERLRSMLVKEIPKIEKNAVYPVAEQDQRGIRLVSSHMNVPADSIDVWEIDAHRLLFERKIATGSSGDLYKGTFCSQDVAIKVLRGEHLDDKLQSEFVQEVSIMRKVRHKNVVQFIGSCTRPPSLCIVTEFMSGGSMYDFLHKQKGSLNLQSLLRVAIDVSKGMHCLNQNHIIHRDLKSANILMDENGVVKVADFGVARVQDQTGVMTAETGTYRWMAPEVIEHKPYDHKADVFSFGIVLWELLTGKLPYEQLSPLQAAVGVVQQGLRPSIPSHSHPKLVGLLKRCWQRDPFLRPEFSEILELLQQLERTVADERDDKQKGKSPRRAVIAN; this comes from the exons atgGGAGACACCGAGAGTTGCAGCAGCAGAGCAGTAGATTTCGTGCCTCGAAACCAGAGGCAAAAACTCGATGTTTTCAACGATGTTCTTTGTCATCTTAAAGAATCGAATGACAAAGAAGCGACTCGTCCTGGCTTCGAAAATGAACTCTGGACTCATTTCTGTAGACTTCCTGCTCG gtATGCAATGGATGTGAATGCGGAGAGAGCACAAGATGTTATTATGCACAAGAGGTTGTTGCAGATGGCACGTAATCCAGCTACTCGGCCGGCGATTGAAGTGCGGCTTGTTCAG GTTCCTTCTGCATATAATGGACATTCTGGTGATTCGGTAGATTCAGACCCTCCAAGGAAATTGCAGCTCCAATATTTTGATTATCTCGAGAAACAGAG CATTCATCCACCTCCAGCCTTTGGTTCATTGACTGATTTTGAACTTCTTCATAAAAATCAGAATGACGATATCACTGCGTTTACCAG GCTGATGCATGAAATTACAATTTCAACTAATGATAAGCCAAAACTCCTGAGTCAG ttGACTTCCTTGCTGTCTGAGATTGGGCTCAACATTCAGGAAGCTCATGCTTTTTCCACAGTAGATGGCTACTCCTTGgatgtttttgttgttaataaTTGGGAACCCGAG GACACAGAGCGGCTTAGAAGCATGCTGGTTAAGGAAATTCCCAAAATCGAG AAGAATGCTGTTTATCCTGTGGCGGAGCAAGATCAAAGAGGAATCCGCCTTGTCTCTAGTCACATGAACGTTCCCGCTGACTCAATTGATGTTTGGGAAATTGATGCACACCGGTTattatttgagagaaaaattGCAACTGGATCTAGTGGAGATCT GTACAAAGGCACCTTCTGCAGTCAAGATGTGGCTATTAAAGTGCTTAGGGGTGAGCATCTAGATGATAAACTTCAGAGTGAATTTGTTCAAGAAGTCTCTATCATGAG GAAAGTTCGTCACAAGAATGTTGTGCAATTCATAGGTTCATGCACCAGACCTCCAAGCCTGTGCATCGTGACAG AATTTATGTCTGGTGGAAGCATGTATGACTTTCTGCATAAACAGAAGGGAAGTTTAAATCTTCAGTCTTTACTACGAGTAGCAATTGATGTCTCCAAGGGAATGCACTGCTTGAACCAAAATCATATAATACATCGAGATTTGAAATCTGCCAATATCTTGATGGATGAAAATGGA GTAGTTAAAGTTGCTGATTTTGGTGTTGCTAGAGTGCAAGATCAGACTGGTGTGATGACTGCAGAAACTGGAACTTACCGCTGGATGGCTCCAGAG GTTATTGAACACAAGCCATATGATCATAAAGCAGATGTTTTCAGTTTTGGCATTGTGCTGTGGGAGTTGCTTACTGGAAAG CTTCCATATGAGCAGTTGTCCCCGTTACAAGCGGCAGTTGGCGTGGTCCAGCAG GGTCTAAGACCATCAATTCCAAGCCATTCTCATCCTAAATTGGTAGGCCTGCTTAAGAGATGCTGGCAGCGAGACCCGTTTTTGAGACCTGAATTCTCTGAAATTTTAGAGCTTCTACAGCAATTAGAGAGAACG GTTGCTGATGAAAGAGACGACAAGCAGAAAGGAAAGTCTCCTAGAAGGGCTGTGATTGCCAATTAG
- the LOC7490616 gene encoding serine/threonine-protein kinase STY46 isoform X2 has translation MGDTESCSSRAVDFVPRNQRQKLDVFNDVLCHLKESNDKEATRPGFENELWTHFCRLPARYAMDVNAERAQDVIMHKRLLQMARNPATRPAIEVRLVQVPSAYNGHSGDSVDSDPPRKLQLQYFDYLEKQSIHPPPAFGSLTDFELLHKNQNDDITAFTRLMHEITISTNDKPKLLSQLTSLLSEIGLNIQEAHAFSTVDGYSLDVFVVNNWEPEDTERLRSMLVKEIPKIEKNAVYPVAEQDQRGIRLVSSHMNVPADSIDVWEIDAHRLLFERKIATGSSGDLYKGTFCSQDVAIKVLRGEHLDDKLQSEFVQEVSIMRKVRHKNVVQFIGSCTRPPSLCIVTEFMSGGSMYDFLHKQKGSLNLQSLLRVAIDVSKGMHCLNQNHIIHRDLKSANILMDENGVVKVADFGVARVQDQTGVMTAETGTYRWMAPEVIEHKPYDHKADVFSFGIVLWELLTGKLPYEQLSPLQAAVGVVQQRPCCLVVI, from the exons atgGGAGACACCGAGAGTTGCAGCAGCAGAGCAGTAGATTTCGTGCCTCGAAACCAGAGGCAAAAACTCGATGTTTTCAACGATGTTCTTTGTCATCTTAAAGAATCGAATGACAAAGAAGCGACTCGTCCTGGCTTCGAAAATGAACTCTGGACTCATTTCTGTAGACTTCCTGCTCG gtATGCAATGGATGTGAATGCGGAGAGAGCACAAGATGTTATTATGCACAAGAGGTTGTTGCAGATGGCACGTAATCCAGCTACTCGGCCGGCGATTGAAGTGCGGCTTGTTCAG GTTCCTTCTGCATATAATGGACATTCTGGTGATTCGGTAGATTCAGACCCTCCAAGGAAATTGCAGCTCCAATATTTTGATTATCTCGAGAAACAGAG CATTCATCCACCTCCAGCCTTTGGTTCATTGACTGATTTTGAACTTCTTCATAAAAATCAGAATGACGATATCACTGCGTTTACCAG GCTGATGCATGAAATTACAATTTCAACTAATGATAAGCCAAAACTCCTGAGTCAG ttGACTTCCTTGCTGTCTGAGATTGGGCTCAACATTCAGGAAGCTCATGCTTTTTCCACAGTAGATGGCTACTCCTTGgatgtttttgttgttaataaTTGGGAACCCGAG GACACAGAGCGGCTTAGAAGCATGCTGGTTAAGGAAATTCCCAAAATCGAG AAGAATGCTGTTTATCCTGTGGCGGAGCAAGATCAAAGAGGAATCCGCCTTGTCTCTAGTCACATGAACGTTCCCGCTGACTCAATTGATGTTTGGGAAATTGATGCACACCGGTTattatttgagagaaaaattGCAACTGGATCTAGTGGAGATCT GTACAAAGGCACCTTCTGCAGTCAAGATGTGGCTATTAAAGTGCTTAGGGGTGAGCATCTAGATGATAAACTTCAGAGTGAATTTGTTCAAGAAGTCTCTATCATGAG GAAAGTTCGTCACAAGAATGTTGTGCAATTCATAGGTTCATGCACCAGACCTCCAAGCCTGTGCATCGTGACAG AATTTATGTCTGGTGGAAGCATGTATGACTTTCTGCATAAACAGAAGGGAAGTTTAAATCTTCAGTCTTTACTACGAGTAGCAATTGATGTCTCCAAGGGAATGCACTGCTTGAACCAAAATCATATAATACATCGAGATTTGAAATCTGCCAATATCTTGATGGATGAAAATGGA GTAGTTAAAGTTGCTGATTTTGGTGTTGCTAGAGTGCAAGATCAGACTGGTGTGATGACTGCAGAAACTGGAACTTACCGCTGGATGGCTCCAGAG GTTATTGAACACAAGCCATATGATCATAAAGCAGATGTTTTCAGTTTTGGCATTGTGCTGTGGGAGTTGCTTACTGGAAAG CTTCCATATGAGCAGTTGTCCCCGTTACAAGCGGCAGTTGGCGTGGTCCAGCAG CGGCCATGCTGCTTGGTGGTAATATGA
- the LOC7490616 gene encoding serine/threonine-protein kinase STY46 isoform X3, which translates to MGDTESCSSRAVDFVPRNQRQKLDVFNDVLCHLKESNDKEATRPGFENELWTHFCRLPARYAMDVNAERAQDVIMHKRLLQMARNPATRPAIEVRLVQVPSAYNGHSGDSVDSDPPRKLQLQYFDYLEKQSIHPPPAFGSLTDFELLHKNQNDDITAFTRLMHEITISTNDKPKLLSQLTSLLSEIGLNIQEAHAFSTVDGYSLDVFVVNNWEPEDTERLRSMLVKEIPKIEKNAVYPVAEQDQRGIRLVSSHMNVPADSIDVWEIDAHRLLFERKIATGSSGDLYKGTFCSQDVAIKVLRGEHLDDKLQSEFVQEVSIMRKVRHKNVVQFIGSCTRPPSLCIVTEFMSGGSMYDFLHKQKGSLNLQSLLRVAIDVSKGMHCLNQNHIIHRDLKSANILMDENGVVKVADFGVARVQDQTGVMTAETGTYRWMAPEVIEHKPYDHKADVFSFGIVLWELLTGKIS; encoded by the exons atgGGAGACACCGAGAGTTGCAGCAGCAGAGCAGTAGATTTCGTGCCTCGAAACCAGAGGCAAAAACTCGATGTTTTCAACGATGTTCTTTGTCATCTTAAAGAATCGAATGACAAAGAAGCGACTCGTCCTGGCTTCGAAAATGAACTCTGGACTCATTTCTGTAGACTTCCTGCTCG gtATGCAATGGATGTGAATGCGGAGAGAGCACAAGATGTTATTATGCACAAGAGGTTGTTGCAGATGGCACGTAATCCAGCTACTCGGCCGGCGATTGAAGTGCGGCTTGTTCAG GTTCCTTCTGCATATAATGGACATTCTGGTGATTCGGTAGATTCAGACCCTCCAAGGAAATTGCAGCTCCAATATTTTGATTATCTCGAGAAACAGAG CATTCATCCACCTCCAGCCTTTGGTTCATTGACTGATTTTGAACTTCTTCATAAAAATCAGAATGACGATATCACTGCGTTTACCAG GCTGATGCATGAAATTACAATTTCAACTAATGATAAGCCAAAACTCCTGAGTCAG ttGACTTCCTTGCTGTCTGAGATTGGGCTCAACATTCAGGAAGCTCATGCTTTTTCCACAGTAGATGGCTACTCCTTGgatgtttttgttgttaataaTTGGGAACCCGAG GACACAGAGCGGCTTAGAAGCATGCTGGTTAAGGAAATTCCCAAAATCGAG AAGAATGCTGTTTATCCTGTGGCGGAGCAAGATCAAAGAGGAATCCGCCTTGTCTCTAGTCACATGAACGTTCCCGCTGACTCAATTGATGTTTGGGAAATTGATGCACACCGGTTattatttgagagaaaaattGCAACTGGATCTAGTGGAGATCT GTACAAAGGCACCTTCTGCAGTCAAGATGTGGCTATTAAAGTGCTTAGGGGTGAGCATCTAGATGATAAACTTCAGAGTGAATTTGTTCAAGAAGTCTCTATCATGAG GAAAGTTCGTCACAAGAATGTTGTGCAATTCATAGGTTCATGCACCAGACCTCCAAGCCTGTGCATCGTGACAG AATTTATGTCTGGTGGAAGCATGTATGACTTTCTGCATAAACAGAAGGGAAGTTTAAATCTTCAGTCTTTACTACGAGTAGCAATTGATGTCTCCAAGGGAATGCACTGCTTGAACCAAAATCATATAATACATCGAGATTTGAAATCTGCCAATATCTTGATGGATGAAAATGGA GTAGTTAAAGTTGCTGATTTTGGTGTTGCTAGAGTGCAAGATCAGACTGGTGTGATGACTGCAGAAACTGGAACTTACCGCTGGATGGCTCCAGAG GTTATTGAACACAAGCCATATGATCATAAAGCAGATGTTTTCAGTTTTGGCATTGTGCTGTGGGAGTTGCTTACTGGAAAG ATTTCATGA